From a region of the Mycobacteroides saopaulense genome:
- a CDS encoding cysteine hydrolase family protein, producing the protein MTSFVAPQWDSSALVVIDVQTEFVSGAMAVPGTADRIPALTRLVSAFRKAGRPIVHVVRLYVPGGTDTDLPRRAEILAGREVAAPGSDGSQIPTELLPHDAQLDSELLLAGGFQEVGPAEHIVFKPRWSAFYRTELEQHLRERDVSTVVVAGCNLPNCPRATLFDVSERDYRAVLVEDATSQVTPERVHDLTLIGVNIADVTSVEQELARV; encoded by the coding sequence GTGACTAGCTTCGTCGCTCCGCAGTGGGACAGTTCAGCACTGGTGGTCATCGATGTGCAGACCGAGTTCGTCTCCGGTGCCATGGCGGTGCCCGGGACCGCCGATCGGATTCCGGCGCTCACACGTCTGGTATCGGCTTTCCGCAAGGCCGGGCGGCCGATCGTGCATGTGGTGCGGCTCTATGTCCCCGGTGGCACAGACACCGATTTGCCCCGTCGCGCAGAAATTCTCGCCGGCCGCGAGGTCGCGGCGCCGGGCAGCGACGGTTCGCAAATCCCCACCGAGCTCCTGCCACACGACGCCCAGCTGGACTCAGAGCTACTGTTGGCGGGCGGATTTCAGGAAGTCGGGCCCGCGGAGCACATTGTGTTCAAGCCCCGCTGGAGCGCTTTCTACCGGACCGAGCTGGAGCAGCACCTGCGTGAGCGGGACGTGTCGACCGTCGTGGTGGCGGGCTGCAATCTGCCGAACTGCCCGCGCGCCACACTGTTCGACGTTTCCGAACGGGACTACCGCGCGGTGCTTGTCGAGGACGCAACCTCGCAGGTGACCCCGGAGCGGGTGCACGACCTGACCCTCATCGGGGTGAACATCGCCGATGTGACGTCGGTGGAGCAGGAGCTGGCGCGAGTCTGA
- a CDS encoding glycogen/starch/alpha-glucan phosphorylase gives MTHFAELDHDEHSRTGLNADTLQRAIIDHLRYSIGRPASVLTPAHYYRALALAVRDRMQQRWIASMQTYLDLSRKVAVYLSAEFLMGPQLGNNLLNLQIEQQARDALSALGQDLDEVLECEEEPGLGNGGLGRLAACYMDSLATLDRPAIGYGIRYEYGIFDQEIRDGWQVEKTDNWLDNGNPWEIAKPDLNFLVGWGGHTEQYLDEDGKFRARWVPQRFLKGIPYDTPIQGYGVNTCNTLTLWSARAVQSFELDAFNAGDYYKAVEDEVSSETVTKVLYPNDEPEAGKRLRLLQQHFFVSCSLQRVLHILEDVAERPVNELAEQFALQLNDTHPSIGVAELMRLLLDERGLGWDEAWEITVAAFGYTNHTLLPEALETWPLGLFAESLPRHLEIIYEINRRFLDEVRSRFPGDDARVRRMSLIGEDGGKSVRMAHLATVGSHAVNGVAALHSELLKESVLKDFYELWPERFGNKTNGVTPRRFLALANPALRELLDDTIGEGWVADLDKLRELEPYAEDSSFRMQWREVKRLNKARLAEYVLATTGVSLDPNWMFDVQVKRIHEYKRQHLNVLHIVTLYHRLKQNPELRIAPRAFIFGGKAAPGYFMAKRIIKLINAVAEAVNNDPHVSQFLKVAFLPNFNVKSAHLIYPAADLSEQISTAGKEASGTGNMKFMLNGALTIGTLDGANVEMREEAGSENFFLFGLTVDEVQRLVHEGYRPEDFVELNDELRAVLDLIASGHFSGGDPSVFAPIVDSLRGHDPFLVLADYSSYIECQDRVSEAWHDVTAWTRMSILNTARSGKFSSDRAIAEYCDDIWGVRPVTVQV, from the coding sequence ATGACGCACTTCGCCGAACTCGATCACGACGAGCACTCCCGCACCGGCTTGAACGCGGACACGCTGCAGCGAGCCATCATCGACCACCTGCGGTACTCGATCGGGCGTCCGGCGAGCGTGCTGACACCCGCCCACTACTACCGCGCACTGGCCCTCGCGGTCCGAGATCGCATGCAGCAGCGCTGGATCGCCAGCATGCAGACCTATCTGGATCTGAGCCGCAAGGTGGCGGTGTACCTGTCCGCCGAATTCCTGATGGGGCCGCAGCTGGGCAACAACCTGCTGAATCTACAGATCGAGCAGCAGGCCCGCGACGCGCTCTCGGCACTGGGCCAGGATCTCGACGAGGTACTCGAATGCGAAGAGGAGCCGGGCCTGGGCAACGGCGGCCTGGGACGGCTGGCGGCGTGCTACATGGACTCGCTGGCCACCCTGGATCGTCCCGCGATCGGGTACGGGATCCGCTACGAGTACGGGATCTTCGATCAGGAAATCCGCGACGGCTGGCAGGTCGAGAAGACCGACAACTGGCTGGACAACGGAAACCCTTGGGAGATCGCCAAACCCGACCTCAACTTCCTCGTCGGATGGGGCGGCCACACCGAGCAGTACCTGGACGAGGACGGAAAATTCCGGGCCCGCTGGGTACCGCAGCGCTTCCTCAAGGGCATCCCCTACGACACCCCCATCCAGGGCTACGGGGTGAACACGTGCAACACACTGACCCTGTGGAGTGCGCGCGCGGTGCAGTCCTTCGAGCTGGATGCCTTCAACGCCGGCGATTACTACAAGGCCGTCGAGGACGAGGTGTCCTCCGAGACCGTCACCAAGGTGCTCTACCCCAACGACGAGCCCGAGGCCGGTAAGCGTCTCCGGCTGCTGCAGCAGCACTTCTTCGTCTCGTGCTCCCTGCAGCGCGTGCTGCACATCCTGGAGGATGTGGCCGAGCGTCCGGTCAACGAACTCGCCGAACAATTCGCCTTGCAGCTCAACGACACTCACCCGTCCATCGGCGTCGCCGAGCTGATGCGGCTGCTTCTTGACGAGCGCGGACTGGGCTGGGACGAGGCCTGGGAGATCACCGTGGCGGCCTTCGGATACACCAACCACACCCTGCTGCCCGAGGCGCTGGAGACCTGGCCGCTGGGATTGTTCGCCGAGTCCCTACCCCGGCACCTGGAGATCATCTACGAGATCAACCGGCGTTTCCTCGACGAGGTCCGGTCGCGTTTCCCCGGCGACGATGCCCGGGTGCGGCGCATGTCGCTGATCGGCGAAGACGGCGGCAAGAGCGTGCGGATGGCGCATCTGGCCACCGTCGGCAGCCACGCCGTCAACGGTGTGGCCGCGCTGCATTCGGAGCTGCTCAAGGAAAGCGTGCTCAAAGACTTCTACGAGTTGTGGCCCGAGCGATTCGGCAACAAGACCAATGGAGTGACACCGCGCCGCTTCCTGGCGCTGGCCAATCCGGCGCTGCGGGAGCTACTCGATGACACCATCGGCGAGGGCTGGGTGGCCGACCTGGACAAGCTGCGGGAGCTGGAACCCTACGCCGAGGACTCGTCTTTCCGGATGCAGTGGCGAGAGGTCAAGCGCCTCAACAAGGCCCGGCTCGCCGAGTACGTGCTGGCGACCACCGGGGTGAGCCTTGATCCCAATTGGATGTTCGACGTCCAGGTCAAACGGATCCATGAGTACAAGCGCCAGCACCTCAACGTGTTGCACATCGTGACGCTGTACCACCGCCTCAAGCAGAACCCGGAACTGCGGATCGCCCCGCGCGCCTTCATCTTCGGCGGCAAGGCCGCGCCCGGATACTTCATGGCCAAGCGGATCATCAAGCTCATCAACGCAGTCGCCGAGGCCGTCAACAACGATCCACATGTCAGCCAGTTCCTCAAGGTGGCGTTCCTGCCGAACTTCAACGTCAAGAGCGCGCACCTGATCTACCCTGCCGCGGACTTGTCGGAGCAGATTTCCACGGCGGGCAAGGAAGCATCGGGCACCGGGAACATGAAGTTCATGCTCAACGGTGCGCTCACCATTGGCACGCTCGACGGCGCCAATGTCGAGATGCGTGAGGAGGCCGGGTCCGAGAACTTCTTCCTGTTCGGGCTCACCGTCGACGAGGTGCAGCGCCTGGTGCACGAGGGATACCGTCCCGAGGACTTCGTCGAGCTGAACGACGAGCTGCGTGCGGTGCTGGATCTGATTGCCAGTGGCCACTTCTCGGGCGGCGACCCGTCGGTGTTCGCACCCATCGTGGATTCGCTGCGCGGTCACGATCCGTTCCTGGTGCTGGCCGACTACTCCTCGTACATCGAATGCCAGGACCGGGTCTCCGAGGCCTGGCACGACGTGACGGCATGGACGAGGATGTCGATCCTCAACACCGCCCGCAGCGGCAAGTTCTCCTCGGACCGCGCCATCGCCGAGTACTGCGACGACATTTGGGGTGTGCGGCCGGTCACCGTCCAGGTGTAG
- a CDS encoding quinone oxidoreductase family protein, with translation MKAAVVHEWGQQPAYTDFPDPQPADGAEVATVEASALTNLTRAVISGKHYSSKEVTLPAIAGVDGVARLANGTRVYAGSVAPYGLMAERTLVYPAGAVEVPEHVDSVTAAAIPNPGISAWLALSHGAAVQPGQHVLVLGATGVTGSLAVQLAKSVFGAGRVTVAGRSTERLDWLRTVGADDAITLGSDDLAESITARHAARPFDAVLDYLWGSPAEQTLNAIAASHPSAHFHATRFVQIGAMTGETVSVNASTLRSTGIILSGVGIGSMPPEALLRARTEALPKLFAMVDSGELQLQTLARPLSEIESVWASKEPSGVRVVVTPQ, from the coding sequence ATGAAGGCAGCAGTCGTTCATGAGTGGGGGCAGCAGCCCGCCTACACCGATTTCCCCGATCCGCAGCCGGCCGACGGCGCCGAGGTCGCCACCGTCGAGGCGTCGGCGCTGACCAATCTCACCCGCGCCGTCATCTCCGGAAAGCACTACAGCAGCAAGGAAGTCACCCTTCCGGCTATCGCCGGGGTCGACGGGGTCGCCCGGCTGGCCAACGGTACCCGCGTGTACGCCGGTTCCGTCGCGCCGTACGGCCTGATGGCCGAGCGCACCCTCGTGTACCCGGCCGGGGCCGTAGAGGTGCCCGAGCACGTAGATTCGGTGACCGCCGCCGCGATACCCAACCCAGGCATCTCCGCCTGGTTGGCCCTGTCCCATGGCGCCGCGGTGCAGCCCGGCCAGCATGTGCTGGTGCTGGGCGCCACCGGCGTGACCGGCTCGCTGGCGGTTCAGTTGGCCAAGTCGGTGTTCGGGGCCGGCCGGGTGACGGTCGCGGGCCGCAGCACCGAGCGGTTGGACTGGCTGCGCACGGTCGGTGCCGACGACGCGATCACGCTGGGCAGCGATGACCTCGCCGAGAGCATCACCGCACGGCATGCGGCGCGCCCGTTCGACGCGGTACTGGACTACCTGTGGGGCTCCCCCGCCGAACAGACCCTGAACGCGATCGCGGCCAGCCATCCGTCGGCGCACTTCCACGCCACCCGCTTTGTGCAGATCGGCGCGATGACCGGGGAGACCGTCAGCGTCAACGCCTCTACCCTGCGCAGCACGGGCATCATCCTGTCCGGAGTCGGTATCGGCAGCATGCCACCCGAGGCCCTGCTGCGCGCCCGTACCGAGGCCCTGCCGAAGCTGTTCGCCATGGTCGACAGCGGGGAATTGCAGCTACAGACGCTGGCCCGGCCGCTGTCCGAGATCGAATCCGTCTGGGCGTCGAAGGAGCCGTCCGGGGTGCGTGTGGTGGTCACTCCCCAGTAA
- a CDS encoding MarR family winged helix-turn-helix transcriptional regulator — MKTKSALIGSINTLVGAVGDKFEPDEDSDAERDFMAQRCPSRMEQLIRTLPTLSLHLLAAIAEGPVSVVGLAARSSQLKGTVSKHVQRLVDAGWVERTPIPGNRKEIELTLTADGRIIADVHAALHEEMERGVRDFLQRYSNADLQVVERVLQDLLASGRDGVRIVAQSS, encoded by the coding sequence ATGAAAACCAAGTCGGCGTTGATCGGCAGTATCAACACCCTGGTGGGGGCGGTGGGGGACAAGTTCGAGCCGGACGAGGATTCGGACGCCGAGCGCGATTTCATGGCGCAGCGATGCCCGTCCCGGATGGAACAGCTCATCAGGACGCTGCCGACGCTGTCCTTGCATCTGCTGGCGGCGATCGCCGAGGGGCCGGTCAGCGTGGTGGGCCTGGCCGCGCGCTCGAGTCAGCTCAAGGGCACGGTGTCCAAGCATGTGCAGCGACTGGTGGATGCGGGTTGGGTCGAGCGCACCCCGATTCCCGGCAACCGCAAGGAAATTGAGCTCACGCTAACCGCGGACGGACGCATCATCGCCGATGTGCATGCCGCACTGCATGAGGAGATGGAACGCGGTGTGCGCGATTTCTTGCAGCGCTACAGCAATGCCGATCTGCAGGTTGTCGAGAGGGTGCTACAGGATCTGCTGGCTTCGGGCAGGGATGGAGTGCGGATCGTGGCGCAGAGCTCTTAG
- a CDS encoding TetR/AcrR family transcriptional regulator: protein MANPRATDEDLTAKARIRNTALDLYAQYGEERISLRAVASEAGVTLGLVQHHFKTKAGLREAVDQLVVDYFVSTLRSVEDEKDPRKLAAARDAAVRRMLEANPPIVNYVRRAVLEPSGEQMHLLDALIGLTRDEVATLRKKGMAPTDRTESTQVVSVLVRQMGALLLQPLIDAAWDRVQPGDIPKPTLSIKVRD, encoded by the coding sequence ATGGCAAACCCGCGCGCAACGGATGAGGACCTGACGGCCAAGGCGCGTATTCGCAATACCGCGCTGGATCTGTATGCCCAGTACGGAGAGGAGCGAATCTCATTGCGTGCGGTGGCATCCGAGGCCGGAGTGACCCTCGGACTGGTGCAGCACCACTTCAAAACCAAGGCCGGGCTACGCGAGGCCGTCGATCAATTGGTGGTCGACTACTTCGTCAGCACGCTCCGGTCGGTCGAAGACGAGAAGGACCCCCGCAAGCTCGCCGCCGCCCGCGACGCCGCGGTCCGACGCATGCTCGAGGCCAACCCGCCGATCGTGAACTATGTGCGCAGGGCGGTGTTGGAACCTTCCGGCGAGCAGATGCACCTGCTCGATGCGCTGATCGGCCTCACCCGTGACGAGGTGGCCACGCTGCGCAAGAAAGGCATGGCGCCCACTGATCGCACGGAATCTACTCAGGTGGTATCGGTACTGGTTCGCCAGATGGGAGCCTTGCTCCTACAGCCGCTCATCGATGCCGCCTGGGATCGCGTACAGCCGGGAGACATCCCCAAACCCACGCTGTCCATCAAGGTGCGCGACTAA
- a CDS encoding acyl-CoA dehydrogenase family protein: MSELFPAYRASWETDAHRDLRKHAAEFLRKESTPNQERWSAQHQVDREFWNKMGDAGLLGLDLPEEYGGAGGDFGFSAVVAEELALAQDSSTGWAVHSPIVAHYINTYGNKEQLDRWMPGIISGDLVLAIAMTEPGTGSDLQGVRTTAIRDGDHYVINGSKTFISNGTHCDLLVIVAKTDPTQGAKGISLIVAETKDLPGFERGRVLEKVGQHGQDTRELFFTDMRVPVANRLGEEDGQGFLQLMTQLARERLIIASANAGMAEAAVLESIKYTKEREAFGKPLIKFQNTKFQLAELKAEVLSIKTTVDWCIQNYIDGTNDPATASIAKLVASDKGVAVVDRCVQFFGGYGYMMEYPIARAYAAARVNKIYGGTSEIMKELISRSL, encoded by the coding sequence ATGTCCGAATTGTTCCCGGCCTATCGCGCGTCCTGGGAAACCGACGCGCATCGCGACCTGCGTAAGCACGCCGCGGAGTTCCTGCGTAAGGAGTCCACACCCAACCAGGAGCGCTGGAGTGCCCAGCATCAGGTGGACCGTGAGTTCTGGAACAAGATGGGCGATGCCGGACTGCTGGGGCTGGACCTACCTGAGGAATATGGTGGCGCCGGAGGCGATTTTGGGTTCTCGGCTGTGGTGGCCGAGGAGCTTGCGCTGGCGCAGGACTCCTCGACCGGGTGGGCCGTGCACTCACCAATCGTCGCGCACTACATCAACACGTACGGCAACAAGGAACAGCTGGATCGGTGGATGCCGGGGATCATCAGTGGCGATTTGGTACTCGCCATCGCGATGACCGAGCCTGGAACGGGTTCGGATCTACAGGGAGTGCGCACGACCGCGATCCGCGATGGTGACCACTACGTCATCAACGGTTCCAAGACCTTCATCTCCAACGGCACCCACTGTGACCTGTTGGTGATCGTGGCCAAGACAGATCCGACGCAGGGGGCCAAGGGGATATCGCTGATTGTCGCCGAAACCAAGGACCTGCCGGGATTCGAACGCGGCCGGGTGTTGGAGAAGGTGGGCCAGCACGGGCAGGACACCCGTGAGCTGTTCTTCACCGATATGCGTGTGCCGGTGGCCAACAGGCTGGGTGAGGAAGACGGCCAGGGGTTCCTCCAGCTCATGACGCAGCTCGCGCGGGAACGGCTCATCATCGCGTCGGCCAATGCGGGCATGGCCGAAGCCGCTGTGCTGGAATCGATCAAGTACACCAAGGAGCGCGAGGCGTTCGGCAAGCCGCTCATCAAGTTCCAGAACACCAAGTTCCAGCTGGCCGAATTGAAGGCCGAGGTGCTCTCGATCAAGACCACCGTGGACTGGTGCATTCAGAACTACATCGACGGCACCAACGACCCCGCGACCGCCTCGATCGCCAAGCTTGTCGCCTCCGACAAGGGCGTCGCCGTGGTGGACCGATGCGTTCAGTTCTTCGGCGGATACGGATACATGATGGAGTATCCGATCGCCCGCGCCTACGCGGCCGCGCGAGTCAACAAGATTTACGGCGGCACAAGCGAAATCATGAAAGAACTCATCAGCCGATCGCTCTAG
- a CDS encoding lipid-transfer protein, translating to MKNNNRVFVVGVGMTKFEKPGRREGWDYPAMVKEAGTKALDDAGVRYEDIEQAFIGNVYGDSCSGHRALYELGHTGIPIYNVNSNCSTGSTALFMAANAIRSGQSDVVIAAGFEKMEPGSLGMKFTDRESPLQPQIIALGELSQPQFPMTAWMFAAAAEEYMREYGLTAEQLAWIGYKNHKHSVNNPYSQFQDEYSLEDILTSRAIVGPLTKLQCSPTSDGSAAAIVASEEFVDKHGLADQAVEIVGQATVTDRADTFDGTAAGIVGANMNKAAIASVYEQAQIGPEDIDVVELHDCFSANEILVYEALGFCEQGEAGKLIDNEDTTFGGKWVVNPSGGLISKGHPLGATGLAQCAELNWQLRGQADKRQVAGAAAKDGVALQHNIGLGGSVVVTVYRPANR from the coding sequence ATGAAGAACAATAATCGGGTTTTCGTGGTCGGCGTGGGCATGACCAAATTCGAGAAGCCGGGCCGTCGCGAGGGCTGGGACTACCCGGCCATGGTCAAGGAGGCCGGAACCAAGGCTCTTGACGACGCGGGAGTGCGGTACGAGGACATCGAGCAGGCGTTCATCGGAAACGTTTACGGTGACTCGTGTTCGGGCCACCGCGCCCTCTACGAGCTGGGCCATACCGGCATTCCGATCTACAACGTCAACAGCAACTGCTCGACGGGATCGACGGCACTGTTCATGGCGGCCAACGCCATTCGCAGCGGCCAATCCGATGTGGTGATTGCGGCCGGGTTCGAGAAGATGGAACCCGGCTCGTTGGGCATGAAGTTCACCGACCGCGAGTCACCGCTGCAACCGCAGATCATCGCGCTCGGCGAGCTGAGCCAGCCGCAGTTCCCGATGACCGCGTGGATGTTCGCCGCCGCAGCCGAGGAGTACATGCGTGAATATGGCCTGACTGCCGAGCAATTGGCGTGGATCGGTTACAAGAACCACAAGCACTCGGTTAACAACCCGTACAGCCAGTTCCAGGACGAGTATTCGTTGGAAGACATCCTGACCTCGCGCGCCATCGTGGGTCCGCTGACCAAGCTGCAATGCTCGCCCACCTCGGATGGGTCGGCGGCCGCGATCGTGGCGAGCGAGGAGTTCGTCGACAAGCACGGATTGGCCGATCAGGCCGTGGAGATCGTCGGGCAGGCCACCGTGACCGATCGGGCTGATACCTTCGACGGCACCGCGGCGGGCATCGTCGGCGCGAACATGAACAAGGCCGCCATCGCCTCCGTGTACGAGCAGGCGCAGATCGGCCCCGAGGACATCGACGTGGTGGAGCTGCACGACTGCTTCTCGGCCAACGAAATCCTGGTCTACGAGGCGCTCGGCTTCTGCGAGCAGGGCGAGGCCGGCAAGCTGATCGACAACGAGGACACCACCTTTGGCGGCAAGTGGGTGGTCAACCCGTCGGGCGGATTGATTTCCAAGGGGCATCCGCTGGGCGCGACCGGCCTGGCCCAATGCGCGGAACTGAACTGGCAGCTGCGCGGGCAAGCCGACAAGCGTCAGGTCGCCGGTGCCGCCGCCAAGGATGGTGTGGCGTTGCAACACAACATCGGGCTCGGCGGTTCGGTGGTGGTCACGGTATACCGCCCGGCCAACCGGTAG
- a CDS encoding styrene monooxygenase/indole monooxygenase family protein has translation MTTKHGRKAAIIGAGQTGATAALGLLGKGFDVTVYSDRDQRSLREDVPATGTSLIFGEAQRAEASLGLANYLDPGPTSTGLSVRLVDGNEPERPEIIAFDADFDGGTRGVAVDTRLKADDRLTDFQERGGRLVVEQVDPQRLDSIAAEHDLTLVATGRAGLSSLFPVDASRTVYDRPQRRLLMLTVAGLGHGPEVFAHRGPAGGQHSAFSFITDQGEAWWGPYLHKDAGPSWSFLTWAKPGSEWERRYAAVDSAASALQAVTDVHREYIDWDLPEVLSLNVIEEDPHSWITGAVTQLVRHGVGHTASGHPVAALGDTAVAYDPIAGQGAQGGLIQAAALVHKAAAHEGPFDTTWLTGAFEEFYNRRARAAQLVTRLYLGDDELHDYGDLFFAAGHVHQGFASKLFSLLDDPKPFERVTSIEAAKELITEWAGEPADAILERFSPAGQFARSGLVHAA, from the coding sequence ATGACGACGAAACACGGACGCAAAGCCGCCATTATCGGCGCGGGCCAGACCGGCGCGACTGCGGCATTGGGCTTGTTGGGCAAGGGTTTTGACGTCACCGTCTACAGCGATCGGGACCAGCGGAGCCTGCGCGAGGATGTGCCCGCCACCGGTACCTCGCTCATTTTCGGCGAGGCACAGCGCGCTGAGGCCAGTCTGGGATTGGCGAATTACCTGGATCCGGGGCCCACCTCCACGGGCCTCAGCGTGCGCCTGGTCGACGGCAACGAACCCGAACGCCCCGAGATCATCGCCTTCGACGCGGACTTTGACGGCGGCACCCGGGGCGTCGCCGTGGATACCCGACTCAAGGCCGATGACCGGCTCACCGATTTTCAGGAGCGCGGTGGTCGCCTCGTCGTGGAGCAGGTGGACCCGCAGCGGCTTGATTCGATCGCCGCCGAGCATGACCTGACGTTGGTGGCGACCGGCCGGGCTGGGCTGTCGTCGTTGTTCCCGGTGGACGCCTCGCGCACCGTGTACGACCGTCCGCAGCGGCGGCTGCTCATGCTGACGGTGGCCGGATTGGGACATGGGCCGGAGGTCTTCGCGCACCGTGGGCCCGCAGGTGGACAGCACAGCGCGTTCTCGTTCATCACCGATCAGGGCGAGGCATGGTGGGGGCCCTACCTGCATAAGGACGCAGGCCCCTCCTGGTCGTTCCTGACGTGGGCCAAGCCCGGCAGCGAGTGGGAACGACGGTACGCCGCCGTCGACAGTGCGGCCTCCGCCCTGCAGGCCGTCACCGATGTGCACCGCGAGTACATCGACTGGGACCTGCCGGAGGTGTTGTCACTCAACGTCATCGAGGAGGACCCGCATTCGTGGATCACCGGAGCGGTGACCCAGCTGGTGCGACACGGGGTGGGGCACACGGCCAGCGGTCATCCCGTCGCGGCGCTCGGCGACACCGCGGTGGCCTATGACCCCATCGCCGGGCAGGGCGCGCAGGGCGGCCTGATCCAGGCGGCCGCGCTGGTTCACAAGGCCGCAGCACACGAAGGACCTTTCGATACCACTTGGCTCACTGGGGCTTTCGAGGAGTTCTACAACCGCCGGGCTCGCGCAGCACAGTTGGTGACCAGGCTCTACCTCGGCGATGACGAGCTGCACGATTACGGCGATCTGTTTTTCGCGGCCGGTCACGTCCACCAGGGATTCGCATCCAAGCTGTTCAGTCTGCTCGACGATCCGAAACCCTTCGAGAGGGTGACCTCGATCGAGGCGGCCAAGGAGCTCATCACCGAGTGGGCCGGCGAGCCGGCCGACGCCATCCTGGAACGCTTCTCCCCTGCCGGGCAGTTCGCGCGGTCCGGGCTGGTTCACGCCGCCTGA
- a CDS encoding GGDEF domain-containing protein produces the protein MRNRQRLEPGFQYDVVTNGLRDTGQLGRLRTAIGVMCMLVVVLALISNFNALGPQGFWPRLVVNIAAASAVIVGLCWFFLPWPSRRVMVCFVVWADLTVAIGTAMFSDPMARLFAIVYLGLIGLIPAFFLGRRGLVAHCGFALVNLSVLIALNVESGVSTWFNQIMYVLPILTSVMIVPVLLQAVIESTTYSILGSAVAANRDPLTGLLNRRGVNATKEVLHRKRLDAVEVVVVLLDLDGLKELNDARGHDAGDATLIEVADMLMASTRVGEIAARIGGDEFLVVAFPGRRESVHDTIRRVSTPRPGIDSWSVSVGAAWQSTADGSFDFDQLLRRADEALYQAKSSRGLPQQQR, from the coding sequence GTGCGCAATCGGCAGCGGCTGGAACCGGGTTTCCAGTACGACGTGGTCACCAACGGCCTGCGAGATACCGGGCAACTGGGCAGGCTCAGGACTGCGATCGGTGTGATGTGCATGTTGGTGGTCGTGCTTGCCCTGATCAGCAACTTCAATGCGCTCGGCCCGCAGGGTTTCTGGCCGCGCTTGGTCGTCAACATCGCGGCGGCATCGGCGGTGATCGTCGGCTTGTGCTGGTTCTTCCTGCCGTGGCCAAGTCGACGGGTCATGGTCTGTTTCGTGGTGTGGGCCGATCTGACGGTGGCGATCGGGACGGCCATGTTCTCCGACCCCATGGCCAGGCTTTTTGCGATCGTCTACCTGGGCCTCATCGGCCTGATTCCCGCCTTCTTCTTGGGTAGACGGGGCCTTGTGGCCCATTGTGGATTCGCCCTGGTGAACCTGAGTGTGCTCATCGCGCTCAACGTCGAATCGGGCGTCTCGACATGGTTCAACCAGATCATGTACGTCTTACCGATCCTGACCTCGGTCATGATTGTTCCGGTGCTCCTACAGGCAGTGATCGAGAGCACGACGTACTCGATCCTGGGCTCGGCGGTCGCTGCCAACCGCGATCCACTCACCGGCCTGCTGAACAGAAGGGGAGTCAACGCCACGAAGGAGGTCCTGCATCGCAAGCGCCTCGACGCCGTGGAAGTCGTCGTGGTGCTGCTGGACCTCGACGGGCTCAAGGAGCTGAACGACGCGCGTGGTCACGATGCGGGGGACGCCACCTTGATCGAGGTGGCGGACATGCTGATGGCGAGTACGCGCGTGGGCGAGATCGCCGCGCGCATCGGTGGCGACGAATTCCTGGTGGTGGCGTTCCCCGGGCGGCGCGAGAGTGTCCACGACACCATTCGTCGGGTGAGCACCCCGAGGCCGGGCATCGATTCCTGGAGCGTGAGCGTGGGTGCAGCATGGCAGTCCACCGCGGACGGCAGCTTTGATTTCGACCAGCTACTCCGCCGGGCGGATGAAGCCCTGTACCAGGCCAAGAGCTCGCGGGGTCTGCCGCAACAGCAGCGCTGA